In Streptomyces capitiformicae, one genomic interval encodes:
- a CDS encoding diacylglycerol/lipid kinase family protein, with amino-acid sequence MRALLVVNPAATTTSARTRDVLIHALASEMKLEAVTTEYRGHARDLARQAAEGKGDVELVVALGGDGTVNEVVNGLLHHGPDPDHLPRLAVVPGGSTNVFARALGLPNHPVEATGALLDALRESRERTVGLGMASGTPGTEDEAVPSRWFTFCAGLGFDAGVIGRVEQQRERGRKSTHALYLRQAFRQFLEEPHRRHGTITLEQAGEEPISDLVLSIVCNTSPWTFLGNRPVYASPKASFDKGLDVLGLSRMSTPALARYATQLLTSSPERGPHGKHATSLHDLTDFTLHSKVPLPLQMDGDHLGLRTSVTFTGVRRALRVIV; translated from the coding sequence ATGCGTGCACTTCTCGTGGTCAATCCGGCGGCAACCACCACAAGCGCACGTACGCGCGATGTGCTGATCCACGCGCTGGCGAGCGAGATGAAGCTCGAGGCGGTCACCACCGAGTACCGCGGGCACGCCCGGGACCTCGCCCGCCAGGCCGCGGAGGGCAAGGGCGACGTCGAGCTGGTCGTGGCGCTCGGCGGCGACGGCACGGTCAACGAGGTCGTCAACGGCCTGCTGCACCACGGCCCCGACCCGGATCACCTGCCCCGCCTCGCCGTGGTCCCCGGCGGCTCCACCAACGTCTTCGCCCGCGCCCTGGGCCTGCCCAACCACCCGGTGGAGGCCACCGGCGCCCTCCTGGACGCCCTGCGCGAGAGCCGCGAGCGGACGGTCGGCCTGGGCATGGCCTCGGGTACCCCGGGCACGGAGGACGAGGCGGTGCCGTCCCGCTGGTTCACGTTCTGCGCCGGCCTCGGATTCGACGCGGGTGTGATCGGCCGGGTCGAGCAGCAGCGGGAACGCGGCAGGAAATCCACACACGCGCTTTACCTGCGTCAGGCATTCCGTCAGTTCCTGGAAGAGCCTCACCGCAGACACGGCACGATCACTTTGGAACAGGCCGGCGAGGAGCCGATTTCCGATCTTGTGCTGTCCATAGTCTGCAACACGTCCCCGTGGACGTTTCTGGGCAATCGCCCGGTGTACGCGTCGCCTAAGGCCTCGTTCGATAAAGGTCTCGATGTGCTCGGTCTCAGCCGCATGTCGACGCCCGCGCTTGCCCGTTATGCCACACAGTTGCTCACTTCGTCCCCCGAGCGCGGACCCCACGGGAAGCACGCCACGTCCCTGCATGACCTGACCGACTTCACCTTGCATTCGAAGGTCCCCCTCCCCCTCCAGATGGACGGCGACCACCTCGGACTGCGTACGAGCGTGACGTTCACAGGCGTACGCCGTGCACTGCGTGTGATTGTGTGA
- a CDS encoding WhiB family transcriptional regulator, which produces MDWRHNAVCREEDPELFFPIGNTGPALLQIEEAKAVCRRCPVIEQCLQWALESGQDSGVWGGLSEDERRAMKRRAARNRARQASA; this is translated from the coding sequence ATGGACTGGCGTCACAACGCCGTTTGCCGCGAGGAAGACCCCGAGCTCTTCTTCCCCATCGGCAACACCGGTCCTGCGCTGCTGCAGATCGAGGAAGCCAAGGCTGTCTGCCGTCGCTGCCCGGTTATCGAGCAGTGTCTGCAGTGGGCGCTTGAGTCCGGCCAGGACTCCGGCGTCTGGGGTGGTCTCAGCGAGGACGAGCGCCGCGCCATGAAGCGCCGCGCCGCCCGCAACCGGGCCCGTCAGGCCTCCGCCTGA
- a CDS encoding sensor histidine kinase has product MNELVRQHTALSDSDLEWLHLLVSEWQLLSDLSFADLVLWVPTHDGTRYVSVAQMRPNTGPTSYQDDMVGHLVPRGRRPLLDVAVDEGRIVREGDPEWREEVPVRVESIPVRREGRVLGVIARNTNLLTVRTPSRLELTYLQSASDLAQMIAAGAFPFPDQQVDMDASPRVGDGLIRLDADGIVQYASPNALSAYHRLGLAADLVGCHLGRTTAELAPSRGPVDEALAKVASGWAPREFEIESSDGVIQFRAIPLKPKGPRIGSLVLLRDVTELRRRERELITKDATIREIHHRVKNNLQTVAALLRLQARRIESERGREALEEAVRRVGSIAIVHETLSQTLDERVEFDEIADRVLAMVAEISPGKVAGRRTGRFGILDAEVATPLSMVLTEILQNALEHGFREGDTGSVEVSAVRGGTTKETRLLVTVQDDGIGLPEGFDPHRSGNLGLQIVRTLVEGELGGTFDMVPAPERGTQVILDIPVRAQK; this is encoded by the coding sequence ATGAACGAACTCGTCCGCCAGCACACCGCTCTCAGCGACTCCGACCTGGAGTGGCTGCATCTGCTGGTGTCGGAGTGGCAGCTTCTCTCCGACCTCTCCTTCGCCGACCTCGTCCTCTGGGTCCCCACCCACGACGGCACCCGCTATGTCTCCGTGGCCCAGATGCGCCCCAACACGGGCCCCACCTCGTACCAGGACGACATGGTCGGTCACCTGGTCCCACGCGGCCGCCGCCCCCTCCTGGACGTGGCCGTCGACGAGGGCCGCATCGTCCGCGAGGGCGACCCCGAGTGGCGCGAGGAGGTGCCCGTACGGGTCGAGTCCATCCCCGTACGAAGGGAGGGCCGCGTCCTCGGTGTCATCGCGCGCAACACCAATCTGCTGACCGTGCGCACCCCGAGCCGGCTGGAGCTGACCTACCTCCAGAGCGCGTCCGACCTGGCCCAGATGATCGCCGCGGGCGCGTTTCCCTTCCCCGACCAGCAGGTCGACATGGACGCCTCGCCGCGCGTCGGTGACGGGCTGATCAGGCTCGACGCCGACGGCATCGTCCAGTACGCCTCCCCGAACGCGCTGTCCGCGTACCACCGCCTCGGCCTCGCCGCCGACCTCGTCGGCTGCCACCTCGGCCGTACGACCGCCGAACTCGCCCCGTCCCGCGGCCCGGTGGACGAGGCGCTGGCCAAGGTTGCGAGCGGGTGGGCGCCGCGCGAGTTCGAGATCGAGTCCAGCGACGGGGTGATCCAGTTCCGCGCGATCCCCCTCAAGCCCAAGGGTCCGCGCATCGGCTCCCTCGTGCTGCTGCGGGATGTGACGGAACTGCGGCGTCGCGAGCGCGAGTTGATCACCAAGGACGCCACCATCCGGGAGATCCACCACCGGGTGAAGAACAACCTCCAGACGGTCGCCGCACTGCTTCGCCTCCAGGCCCGGCGCATCGAGTCCGAGCGCGGCCGGGAGGCCCTCGAAGAGGCCGTACGACGGGTCGGGTCGATCGCGATCGTGCACGAGACGCTCTCCCAGACCCTGGACGAGCGCGTGGAGTTCGACGAGATCGCCGACCGGGTGCTCGCCATGGTCGCCGAGATCTCCCCGGGCAAGGTCGCCGGGCGGCGCACCGGACGCTTCGGCATCCTGGACGCGGAGGTCGCGACCCCGCTCTCCATGGTCCTCACCGAGATCCTGCAGAACGCCCTCGAACACGGCTTCCGCGAGGGCGACACCGGCAGCGTCGAGGTCTCCGCCGTACGCGGCGGCACCACCAAGGAGACCCGTCTCCTCGTCACCGTCCAGGACGACGGTATCGGCCTGCCCGAGGGCTTCGACCCGCATCGCTCGGGGAACCTCGGCCTGCAGATCGTACGGACGCTGGTGGAGGGCGAGTTGGGCGGCACCTTCGACATGGTCCCGGCCCCCGAGCGCGGCACCCAGGTGATCCTCGACATCCCGGTGCGCGCCCAGAAGTAA
- the nagB gene encoding glucosamine-6-phosphate deaminase translates to MEVVIVPDAKAGGELIAEAMAQLLRRKPDALLGVATGSTPLPVYTALAAKVRSGAVDVSRARIAQLDEYVGLPAEHPESYRSVLRREVLEPLGLGMGAFMGPDGTAEDVPAACAAYDRALAEAGGVDLQLLGIGTDGHIGFNEPCSSLASRTRIKTLTEQTRVDNARFFDGDIEQVPHHVITQGIGTILEARHLVLLATGEGKADAVAATVEGPVAAVCPASALQLHAHVTVVVDEGAASKLKLADYFRHTYANKPGWQGI, encoded by the coding sequence GTGGAAGTTGTCATCGTTCCGGATGCCAAGGCGGGTGGCGAGCTCATAGCCGAGGCGATGGCTCAGTTGCTCCGGCGCAAGCCCGACGCGCTGCTCGGGGTGGCGACGGGGTCGACCCCGCTGCCCGTCTACACGGCGCTGGCGGCGAAGGTGCGGTCCGGTGCCGTGGACGTGTCGCGGGCGCGGATCGCGCAGCTCGACGAGTACGTGGGGCTGCCGGCCGAGCATCCCGAGTCGTACCGCTCGGTGCTGCGGCGGGAAGTGCTGGAGCCGTTGGGGCTCGGCATGGGGGCGTTCATGGGGCCGGACGGGACCGCCGAGGACGTGCCGGCGGCCTGCGCGGCGTACGACAGGGCGCTGGCCGAGGCGGGAGGTGTGGATCTGCAGTTGCTCGGCATCGGCACCGACGGGCACATCGGATTCAACGAGCCGTGCTCCTCGCTCGCCTCGCGGACGCGGATCAAGACGCTGACCGAGCAGACCCGCGTCGACAACGCGCGGTTCTTCGACGGGGACATCGAGCAGGTGCCGCACCACGTCATCACGCAGGGCATCGGGACGATTCTGGAGGCGCGGCACCTGGTGCTGCTCGCGACGGGTGAGGGTAAGGCGGATGCTGTCGCGGCGACCGTGGAGGGGCCGGTGGCGGCGGTGTGTCCGGCGTCGGCGTTGCAGCTTCACGCGCATGTGACGGTGGTGGTGGATGAGGGGGCCGCTTCGAAGTTGAAGCTGGCGGATTACTTCCGGCACACGTATGCCAACAAGCCGGGATGGCAGGGGATTTGA
- a CDS encoding glycoside hydrolase family 3 protein, which translates to MTTFATGSDTLTRDALTVLQPGFTGTTAPDWLLRRLGEGLASVGLFGRNITSPEQLSALTAQLRAEHEDVLVAIDEEGGDVTRLEVRTGSSFPGNHALGAVDDVDLTREVAHALGRRLAECGVNFNWAPSADVNANPANPVIGVRSFGADPDLVARHTAAYVTGLQAAGVAACTKHFPGHGDTAVDSHLALPRIDAERSLVEARDLAPFRAAIAAGSRAMMSAHILVPALDPDRPATLSHGILTDLLRGELGYDGLIVTDGMEMRAIAGTYGIEHGSVLALAAGADAICVGGGLADDETVRRLRDALIAAVRSGALPEARLADAASRVRALAQWTGAASPAEARPDVGLIAARRALTVTHAEPYEPETRPLYVAAFTPVANIAVGDETPWGVGAELSRLLPGTETGTYTGDNAGPSALTAAGPHRIVAVVRDEHRHPWMTTALDTLLRSRPDTIVVEMGVPQSAPRGALHIATHGAARVCGRAAAEIIAGK; encoded by the coding sequence ATGACGACATTCGCCACTGGCTCGGACACTCTCACGCGGGACGCGCTGACGGTCCTGCAGCCCGGCTTCACGGGCACCACCGCCCCCGACTGGCTGCTGCGCCGCCTCGGCGAGGGCCTCGCCTCCGTCGGCCTCTTCGGCCGCAACATCACCTCCCCCGAACAACTGTCGGCGCTCACCGCCCAGTTGCGCGCCGAGCACGAGGACGTCCTGGTCGCGATCGACGAGGAGGGCGGCGACGTCACCCGCCTCGAGGTGCGCACCGGCTCGTCCTTCCCCGGCAACCACGCCCTGGGCGCGGTCGACGACGTGGACCTGACAAGGGAGGTCGCTCACGCCCTGGGCCGCCGCCTCGCGGAATGCGGCGTCAACTTCAACTGGGCCCCGTCGGCCGACGTCAACGCCAACCCCGCCAACCCCGTCATCGGCGTCCGTTCCTTCGGCGCCGACCCCGATTTGGTCGCCCGCCACACGGCGGCCTACGTCACCGGCCTCCAGGCCGCCGGAGTCGCCGCCTGCACCAAGCACTTCCCGGGCCACGGCGACACCGCCGTCGACTCCCACCTCGCCCTGCCCCGCATCGACGCCGAGCGGTCACTGGTGGAGGCCCGCGACCTGGCCCCGTTCCGGGCCGCCATCGCCGCCGGCTCGCGCGCGATGATGAGCGCCCATATCCTCGTCCCCGCCCTGGACCCCGACCGCCCGGCAACGTTGTCGCACGGCATCCTCACCGACCTCCTCCGCGGCGAACTGGGCTACGACGGCCTCATCGTCACCGACGGCATGGAGATGCGCGCCATCGCCGGCACCTACGGCATCGAGCACGGCAGCGTCCTCGCCCTCGCCGCCGGCGCCGACGCGATCTGCGTGGGCGGCGGCCTGGCCGACGACGAGACGGTACGCCGCCTCCGCGACGCCCTCATCGCGGCCGTACGCTCCGGCGCCCTCCCGGAAGCCCGCCTGGCGGACGCCGCGAGCCGGGTCCGGGCACTGGCGCAGTGGACGGGGGCCGCCTCCCCCGCCGAGGCCCGCCCGGACGTCGGCCTCATCGCCGCCCGCCGCGCGCTGACGGTCACCCACGCCGAGCCGTACGAGCCGGAGACCCGCCCCCTGTACGTCGCCGCCTTCACCCCCGTGGCGAACATCGCCGTGGGCGACGAGACCCCGTGGGGAGTAGGCGCGGAACTGTCCCGCCTCCTCCCCGGCACCGAGACCGGCACCTACACGGGCGACAACGCGGGCCCCTCCGCCCTGACGGCCGCCGGTCCCCACCGCATCGTCGCCGTGGTCCGCGACGAACACCGCCACCCCTGGATGACCACCGCCCTCGACACACTCCTCCGCTCCCGCCCCGACACCATCGTGGTCGAAATGGGCGTACCCCAGTCCGCCCCCCGAGGCGCCCTCCACATCGCGACACATGGGGCGGCCCGAGTCTGCGGCCGAGCAGCGGCGGAGATCATCGCAGGCAAGTAA
- a CDS encoding carbohydrate ABC transporter permease: MSTATVSGPRRSKLGWNLLGLLVFVTAGFPVYWMLNTAFKPAKDAIDPDPSLLPTSITFANFSRALDIADFWGPVGRSLIVSLTVVVIGIAVGMLAALAISRFAFRGRKVVIVGILAVQMVPLVAMIIPVFLLLNDLGQYDRLTGLIITYLTFILPFTVWTLRGFIVNIPRELEEAAMVDGCSRTTAFLRVVFPLLAPGMVATSVYGFIQAWNEYLYALMLMSQQNQTATVWLGNFTTKHGTEYAPMMAGSTMMAVPIVVLFLLVQRKMAAGLTAGAVKG, translated from the coding sequence ATGAGTACTGCCACTGTCTCCGGTCCCCGGAGGTCCAAGCTCGGCTGGAACCTCCTCGGTCTCCTCGTCTTCGTCACCGCGGGCTTCCCCGTCTACTGGATGCTGAACACGGCGTTCAAGCCGGCGAAGGACGCCATCGACCCGGACCCCAGCCTCCTGCCGACGTCGATCACCTTCGCCAACTTCAGCCGGGCGCTGGACATCGCCGACTTCTGGGGCCCGGTCGGCCGCAGCCTCATCGTGTCCCTCACGGTCGTGGTGATCGGCATCGCCGTCGGCATGCTGGCGGCCCTCGCCATCTCCCGCTTCGCCTTCCGCGGCCGGAAGGTGGTGATCGTCGGCATCCTGGCGGTCCAGATGGTCCCGCTGGTCGCGATGATCATCCCGGTCTTCCTGCTCCTGAACGACCTGGGCCAGTACGACCGCCTGACCGGCCTGATCATCACCTACCTGACCTTCATCCTCCCGTTCACCGTGTGGACCCTGCGCGGCTTCATCGTCAACATCCCGCGCGAACTGGAGGAAGCGGCCATGGTCGACGGCTGCTCGCGCACCACCGCCTTCCTCCGCGTGGTGTTCCCGCTGCTCGCGCCGGGCATGGTGGCGACATCGGTCTACGGCTTCATCCAGGCGTGGAACGAGTACCTGTACGCCCTGATGCTGATGAGCCAGCAGAACCAGACCGCGACCGTGTGGCTCGGCAACTTCACCACCAAACACGGCACCGAATACGCCCCGATGATGGCCGGCTCCACCATGATGGCCGTGCCGATCGTCGTCCTCTTCCTCCTCGTCCAGCGCAAGATGGCCGCGGGCCTCACCGCGGGCGCCGTGAAGGGATAA
- a CDS encoding carbohydrate ABC transporter permease, translating into MSAADTTTPTKVPLPRQAPPPTAPITPPGRRTSGGATVPWALLAPCLLILALVLGYPLVRLVTLSFQEFGQSQLWGFKPAESVGFDNFAEVLGDGEFWAVVVRTVVFAAACVLFTMVVGMLVALLLQRVSGWVKTLINIALVASWGMPIIVATTVFKWLFDSDYGIFNALLSKLPGVDMIGHNWFASGPEGLAVITLLVVWGAVPFVVITLSAGLTQVPKELEEAARLDGAGAWGVFRYVTLPILKPIVVMLTTLSVIWDMGVFPQVFVMRNGHPEAEFQLLTTYSYDKAFVVNDYAQGSAIALLTVVLLLGVIGVYMRQMLKIGEVE; encoded by the coding sequence ATGAGTGCCGCAGATACGACCACGCCCACGAAGGTGCCGCTGCCGCGGCAGGCACCGCCGCCGACCGCCCCGATCACACCGCCCGGAAGGCGGACCTCCGGCGGCGCCACCGTACCCTGGGCCCTCCTCGCGCCCTGTCTCCTGATCCTCGCCCTCGTTCTCGGCTATCCGCTGGTTCGGCTGGTCACGCTCTCCTTCCAGGAGTTCGGCCAGTCCCAGCTGTGGGGCTTCAAACCGGCGGAGTCGGTCGGCTTCGACAACTTCGCCGAGGTGCTGGGCGATGGTGAGTTCTGGGCCGTCGTCGTACGGACCGTCGTCTTCGCCGCCGCCTGTGTGCTCTTCACGATGGTCGTCGGCATGCTGGTCGCCCTGCTGCTCCAGCGGGTCTCCGGCTGGGTGAAGACGCTCATCAACATCGCGCTGGTGGCGAGTTGGGGCATGCCGATCATCGTGGCCACGACCGTCTTCAAGTGGCTCTTCGACTCCGACTACGGCATCTTCAACGCCCTGCTCAGCAAGCTCCCCGGCGTCGACATGATCGGCCACAACTGGTTCGCCAGCGGCCCCGAGGGCCTCGCCGTCATCACGTTGCTGGTGGTGTGGGGTGCGGTGCCGTTCGTCGTCATCACCCTCAGCGCCGGACTCACCCAGGTTCCTAAGGAGTTGGAGGAGGCCGCCCGCCTCGACGGCGCCGGCGCGTGGGGCGTCTTCCGTTACGTCACCCTCCCCATCCTCAAGCCGATCGTCGTGATGCTGACGACCCTCTCGGTCATCTGGGACATGGGTGTCTTCCCGCAGGTCTTCGTGATGCGCAACGGCCATCCGGAGGCCGAGTTCCAACTGCTCACCACCTACTCGTACGACAAGGCGTTCGTGGTCAACGACTACGCCCAGGGCTCGGCGATCGCCCTGCTGACCGTGGTGTTGCTGCTGGGCGTGATCGGTGTCTACATGCGCCAGATGCTGAAGATCGGAGAGGTCGAATGA
- a CDS encoding extracellular solute-binding protein, whose product MKRKLTTAICVAGMMVSIAACGGGEGGSSDTGADTKELTVWLTVDAQNNWPELVEAADAAVTKKHPGIKIKHEYYGWPDKNAKLDAVLATDKAPDVVEMGNTEMLAYMVKGAFAPVDPAKFDNAGAWLDGLKASVTYEGKTYGVPYYAGGRVANWRKDVFAEVGVKSTPKTYDELTAALDKVQKKQGDKFNAWYQPTRDWYAAMSFVYDAGGSIAVESGGKWKANLSSPESVKGLEEFKNVVDTYMHGDKTKDESDRYIVYGQGKSGMIFAPAWEGATAAAKENDKTGKLAGNVENFVMPGPSGKNLPVFLGGSDLAVPVKSDAQTVAAEWINAFAGSAGQKGLMEKGNLPNNKTDLATLKSDPATAVPATAAESNWFVPMAPGWGQVEKAQILQTMLQSIGTGKQSVEEAAKEADAAIDKVINTE is encoded by the coding sequence ATGAAGCGCAAGCTGACAACCGCGATCTGTGTCGCGGGCATGATGGTCTCCATCGCGGCGTGCGGGGGCGGAGAGGGCGGAAGCTCGGACACGGGTGCGGACACCAAGGAGCTGACCGTCTGGCTCACGGTGGACGCGCAGAACAACTGGCCCGAGCTGGTCGAGGCCGCCGACGCAGCGGTCACGAAGAAGCACCCGGGCATCAAGATCAAGCACGAGTACTACGGCTGGCCCGACAAGAACGCCAAGCTCGACGCCGTACTCGCCACCGACAAGGCGCCCGACGTCGTCGAGATGGGCAACACCGAGATGCTCGCCTACATGGTCAAGGGTGCCTTCGCCCCCGTGGACCCGGCGAAGTTCGACAACGCGGGCGCCTGGCTGGACGGCCTCAAGGCCTCCGTCACCTACGAGGGCAAGACGTACGGCGTCCCGTACTACGCCGGCGGCCGTGTCGCCAACTGGCGCAAGGACGTCTTCGCCGAGGTGGGCGTCAAGTCCACCCCCAAGACGTACGACGAGCTCACCGCCGCCCTCGACAAGGTGCAGAAGAAGCAGGGCGACAAGTTCAACGCCTGGTACCAGCCCACCCGCGACTGGTACGCGGCCATGTCCTTCGTCTACGACGCCGGCGGCTCCATCGCGGTTGAGTCGGGCGGCAAGTGGAAGGCCAACCTCTCCTCGCCGGAGTCCGTCAAGGGCCTGGAGGAGTTCAAGAACGTCGTCGACACGTACATGCACGGCGACAAGACCAAGGACGAGTCCGACCGTTACATCGTCTACGGCCAGGGCAAGTCCGGCATGATCTTCGCCCCTGCCTGGGAGGGCGCGACCGCCGCGGCCAAGGAGAACGACAAGACCGGCAAGCTCGCCGGCAACGTCGAGAACTTCGTGATGCCCGGCCCGTCCGGCAAGAACCTCCCCGTCTTCCTCGGCGGCTCCGACCTCGCCGTGCCGGTGAAGTCCGACGCGCAGACCGTCGCCGCCGAGTGGATCAACGCGTTCGCGGGCTCCGCCGGCCAGAAGGGCCTGATGGAGAAGGGCAACCTGCCCAACAACAAGACCGACCTCGCCACGCTCAAGTCCGACCCGGCGACGGCGGTCCCGGCCACCGCGGCCGAGTCCAACTGGTTCGTCCCGATGGCACCCGGGTGGGGACAGGTCGAGAAGGCGCAGATCCTGCAGACCATGCTCCAGTCCATCGGCACGGGGAAGCAGTCGGTCGAGGAGGCCGCCAAGGAGGCGGACGCGGCGATCGACAAGGTCATCAACACGGAGTGA
- a CDS encoding GntR family transcriptional regulator — translation MTTDVSSAENENGANVRTARVPKYYRLKKHLLDMTETLPPGTPVPPERTLAAEFDTSRTTVRQALQELVVEGRLERIQGKGTFVAKPKVSQALQLTSYTEDMRAQGLEPTSQLLDIGYITADDTLAGLLDITAGGRVLRIERLRMANGEPMAIETTHLSAKRFPALRRSLVKYTSLYTALAEVYDVHLAEAEETIETSLATPREAGLLGTDVGLPMLMLSRHSLDKEGQPVEWVRSVYRGDRYKFVARLKRPQD, via the coding sequence ATGACGACCGACGTCAGCAGTGCGGAAAACGAGAACGGGGCGAACGTCCGTACCGCACGCGTGCCCAAGTACTACCGCCTGAAGAAGCACCTGCTCGACATGACCGAGACGCTGCCGCCCGGCACCCCGGTGCCGCCGGAGCGGACGCTGGCCGCCGAGTTCGACACCTCGCGTACGACCGTGCGGCAGGCGTTGCAGGAGCTGGTCGTCGAGGGACGCCTTGAGCGCATCCAGGGCAAGGGCACGTTCGTCGCCAAGCCGAAGGTCTCCCAGGCACTGCAACTCACCTCCTACACCGAGGACATGCGCGCCCAGGGCCTCGAACCGACCTCGCAGCTGCTGGACATCGGCTACATCACCGCCGACGACACCCTCGCCGGGCTGCTCGACATCACCGCGGGCGGACGGGTGCTGCGGATCGAGCGCCTCCGTATGGCGAACGGCGAGCCGATGGCCATAGAGACGACCCACCTCTCCGCCAAGCGCTTCCCGGCCCTGCGCAGGTCGCTCGTCAAGTACACCTCCCTCTACACCGCGCTCGCCGAGGTCTACGACGTCCACCTCGCCGAGGCCGAGGAGACCATCGAGACCTCCCTGGCCACCCCGCGCGAGGCCGGCCTCCTCGGCACGGACGTGGGCCTGCCGATGCTGATGCTCTCCCGCCACTCCCTGGACAAGGAGGGCCAGCCGGTGGAATGGGTGCGGTCGGTCTACCGCGGTGACCGGTACAAGTTCGTGGCGCGGCTCAAGCGGCCGCAGGACTGA